TATTAGAACGCGTTTTTTTCAGATTGCTTGCATTTCCATTTGGAATGTAATTATGTTCTCTTACAACAGCCATTACTTTAGCTCTGGTTGCATCACTTACGACACCGGAGTTATTAATTACCCTGGAGACCGTGGCGATACCAACGCCTGATAGCCTTGCAATATCCTTGATATTCATAATTCCCCCTGTTTCACCCCTATAATGAGCTCCCCTGCACCTGATGAAATCAGCTTGGTGGAAACGCATGAAATGATGGGAAACGTTTCCCATGACGTCATTTTGACTGTTTTCGGATCTAAATCGCTTAATACGTTCATTATGGACAGATATTTTTTAGAAGTCAACCTATGATTTTTGACTAAAAATGATTCGCATCTCAAATTCGTTTTAAATTTTAATTGTTTTGATGTTAAATAGTAGTCTTTCTGCTTGCATTGACTTTAAAATAAGAATAGAATAGCATCGATTTAGCTATTTAATATCTAGTCAGAGGAAACGTTTCCACATCATTTTCAATCATTTCGACTACCAAACTTCCTAATCCCAGCTTGGAATCTAAGAGAGAGAGGGCTACATTTTATGTTAAACATGACTTTCTTCGAAGCCCAGATCCGCAAACGTGGATTGAATGTGTTCAATGTTCGTGTGCTTCAAAATGGAACGTTAGTGGGAAAAGTGGATCTCGCAGAGGATATTCGGCGCTTGCAGCATTCGGTCAGCAAATCTTTTACATGCATGGCGGTGGGTCTAGCCATCGAAGAAGGAAAACTATCACTAAATACAACACTTAAGGATGTGTTTCCAGATTATGCATTTGCTCATAAAGAGGCCCTTCCTTCCATGCAACCTGGGGAGTTGACCTTGTTCGATTTACTACGTATGAGTACAGGGCATGATTCCCCACCGTTTTGGATTGAAGAAAGATTGGCCTTGAAGGATGTAAATTGGATACAACATTATCTATCGCTACCTTTAGACAGACCCCCGGGGGAACAGTTTACCTACAGCAGCGGGGATACCATTATAATCTCTGCAATGGTTCAGGCCCGTGTCGGACAAACCGTAAAGGATTACCTCATTCCCCGTCTCTTTGCCCCACTAGGCATAGAAAACGTCGATTGGGAAACGGCACCTCAAGGGATCACCCTCGGTTGTGCCGGACTTCAGATCAATACGGAAGAACTAAGCCGATTTGGACAGCTTCTTTTGCAAAAAGGAATGTGGAAGGGACAGCAGCTTATTCCCGCAGCTTGGGTTGATTTTGTTACACAAAAGCAGATCGAAAATAACGGAGCTGGTGATTGGGGCCAAGGGTACGGCTGTCAATTCTGGCTGTGCACGCACGATGCATATCGTGCCGATGGTGCTCACGGTCAATTCTGCATTATTGCACCGGATGCACAAGTGGTAATCGCTATTAACAGTATGGAAGATAATATGCAAGCTATTCTAGACACTGTCTGGGAGGAGATCTGGCCGCTTCTTTAGCGGTGGGGGCATATGCAAGACAGCCTTCTCACGGGAAGGCTCAAGGTGCCGAGAAAGTAGTGAAAGCTACTTTCTCGGCACCTTCTTTTAGTATAATTAGGCCAACCCAAATTATAGGGTTGGCCTTTTTTGAGAGTAATTAGGGAAAAGCTCCCTGTATTTAGCCGATAATTGCTTGAAATGAATGAAAAGAGGGAAATCCTCCCTAAAAATCGGGGGAATATCTATATTCGCCAACGAATTAGTTAAATTACAGGGAGGATTTCCCTAATTATTAGTCTATTGAGCAGAAAGCTCTGAATTATAGGGAGATTTTCCCTAATTATCTATCAGAGCTTCAGTTTACTTACTTTGGCGAGGATGCTCTGCACGCAAAAACAGCCCTCCGGAAGGAAGGCTGTTACTTGCCACGAGCGGGATGCAGCCCTTTCGGGCTGAC
This genomic stretch from Paenibacillus sp. FSL H7-0737 harbors:
- a CDS encoding serine hydrolase domain-containing protein → MLNMTFFEAQIRKRGLNVFNVRVLQNGTLVGKVDLAEDIRRLQHSVSKSFTCMAVGLAIEEGKLSLNTTLKDVFPDYAFAHKEALPSMQPGELTLFDLLRMSTGHDSPPFWIEERLALKDVNWIQHYLSLPLDRPPGEQFTYSSGDTIIISAMVQARVGQTVKDYLIPRLFAPLGIENVDWETAPQGITLGCAGLQINTEELSRFGQLLLQKGMWKGQQLIPAAWVDFVTQKQIENNGAGDWGQGYGCQFWLCTHDAYRADGAHGQFCIIAPDAQVVIAINSMEDNMQAILDTVWEEIWPLL